Proteins encoded within one genomic window of Amblyraja radiata isolate CabotCenter1 chromosome 42 unlocalized genomic scaffold, sAmbRad1.1.pri SUPER_42_unloc_1, whole genome shotgun sequence:
- the LOC116969005 gene encoding zinc finger protein 239-like, with amino-acid sequence MAEHNWQKRYVSDVCGKAWQLPSLLEIHRRVHMGERPFDCSECGKNFTRYDRLLRHNHVHSSERPFTCSDFSNSFKTTHDLKSHQRIHTRETPYGCSTCGESFAWLSGLHRHRRTHSSERPFTCTDCCKGFKSSTDLKMHRRLHTEERPYSCSDCGKGFTCSNDRLVHQHTHTGERPFICAECGKRFICSTRLLSHKRALRREAL; translated from the coding sequence atggCGGAGCACAACTGGCAGAAGCGTTATGTgagtgacgtgtgtggcaaggcctggcagctcCCTAGcctgctggagatccaccggcgggtgcacatgggagaacgccccttcgactgctcggagtgtgGCAAGAACTTCACCCGCTACGACAGACTGCTGCGGCACAACCACGTGCACTccagcgagaggcccttcacctgctccgatttCAGCAATAGCTTCAAGACGACGCATGACCTGAAGTCCCACCAGCGAATACACACACGCGAgacgccctatggctgctccacctgtggcgaGAGCTTTGCCTGGTTGTCGGGGCTACATCGGCACCGGCGGactcacagcagtgagcggcccttcacctgcaccgACTgctgcaaaggcttcaagtcgtccacggaCCTGAAGATGCACAGGCGTCTGCACACCGAGGAGCGGCCCTACAGCTGcagtgactgcggcaagggcttcacctgctccaacgaccggctggtgcaccagcacacccacaccggcgagcgccccttcatctgcgccgagtgcggcaagcgcttcatatgctccaccaggctgctgtcccacaaACGAGCACTCCGGCGAGAAGCCCTTTAG